A stretch of Cicer arietinum cultivar CDC Frontier isolate Library 1 chromosome 5, Cicar.CDCFrontier_v2.0, whole genome shotgun sequence DNA encodes these proteins:
- the LOC101511044 gene encoding uncharacterized protein: protein MENQNSDSADGMHGFSPIFTIDELRKLDLALEGVPLQQLVRMPVFSDVSEELIEDQYLAVEDFLHAVIIGLWRTFWHKSGPLPLCVSCPSYPGSKFNSIEKAISRSRLREMRGLALISKTANDSKIKWDQVVEFAIFKPEISLDNALRVSANTICEALFYGFHVLISRSLSKITSVNSDSVFLLVLDSKCGMVIKFSGDLGKLDLLNSSNPYLSLAEWIKTYAEICITPVEPIWNQIGNANWGDIGTLQILLATFYSIAQWNGPPRKSVASLISDHSFRLQKRRTECCIIETEKALVPYYGSADHQAVEIVELDQNEFFSNNRASRLMLKHGDILVLNDPQQGQKSFQIHEFLVGGNYYLYSAVCIDHPSELLSLYVGAHPSRLEPSWEDMSLWYQVQRQTKVLNILRNQGILSKYLPEIVASGRIVHSGPCNKESPGAKCDHPWCGTPILVTSPVGDPLSSVVANEGSFSADEATRLCRDCLAALRSAAIANVQHGDICPENIIRFVEKQGIRNHIHQHQAMYVPISWGRAVLEDRDSPAINLQFSSSHALQHGKLCPSSDAESIVYILYFICGGTMSQQDSIESALQWRENSWANRSIQQHLGRVSALLKAFADYVDSLCGTPYPVDYDIWLKRLNKAVEGSVDQKGKMIEEVAITLRLEDAAESSGASGH from the coding sequence ATGGAGaatcaaaatagtgattcagcaGATGGAATGCATGGTTTTAGTCCTATCTTTACAATTGATGAGTTGCGCAAACTCGATTTAGCGTTAGAGGGGGTTCCACTTCAGCAACTAGTCCGTATGCCCGTATTCTCTGATGTTTCTGAAGAGCTTATTGAAGATCAGTATCTAGCTGTAGAGGATTTCCTTCATGCCGTTATCATTGGCCTCTGGCGTACATTTTGGCATAAAAGTGGACCATTACCGTTATGTGTATCATGTCCCTCTTATCCTGGCTCGAAGTTCAATAGCattgaaaaagcaatatcaagaAGTAGGCTGAGGGAAATGCGAGGTTTAGCTTTGATATCGAAGACAGCAAATGATTCGAAAATTAAATGGGATCAAGTGGTTGAGTTTGCCATATTCAAGCCAGAAATATCTTTGGACAATGCTTTGAGAGTATCAGCCAATACTATCTGTGAAGCTCTCTTTTATGGTTTTCATGTTCTTATTTCTCGTAGTTTGAGCAAGATTACTTCGGTCAACAGTGATTCTGTTTTCCTTTTAGTTCTAGATTCTAAGTGTGGAATGGTGATAAAGTTCAGTGGTGATCTTGGAAAACTTGATTTATTGAATTCAAGCAATCCTTATCTATCTTTGGCTGAATGGATCAAAACTTATGCCGAAATTTGTATCACCCCGGTCGAACCAATATGGAATCAAATAGGAAATGCAAACTGGGGGGATATAGGAACGCTGCAGATACTATTGGCAACTTTCTACTCCATTGCTCAATGGAACGGACCACCACGAAAGTCAGTTGCCTCATTGATCTCAGATCATAGTTTCCGCCTTCAGAAGCGCCGGACAGAATGCTGCATAATCGAGACCGAAAAGGCACTTGTGCCTTATTATGGCTCAGCTGATCATCAAGCAGTAGAGATTGTTGAACTTGATCAAAACGAATTCTTTTCCAACAACCGAGCCTCGCGGCTGATGCTCAAACACGGTGACATATTGGTCTTGAATGATCCACAGCAGGGACAGAAAAGTTtccaaattcatgaatttctagTGGGAGGGAACTATTATCTCTATAGTGCTGTTTGTATAGATCATCCCTCAGAATTACTGTCTTTATATGTAGGCGCGCATCCATCGAGACTTGAGCCTTCTTGGGAGGATATGAGCCTTTGGTATCAAGTACAACGCCAAACCAAAGTTCTTAACATTTTGAGAAATCAAGGAATCTTGAGCAAATACTTACCCGAAATTGTTGCTTCTGGTAGGATTGTACATTCTGGTCCTTGCAACAAAGAAAGTCCGGGCGCAAAATGTGATCATCCATGGTGTGGAACTCCAATACTCGTGACATCTCCGGTAGGAGATCCATTATCATCAGTAGTTGCTAATGAAGGGTCATTTTCAGCCGATGAAGCAACCCGTTTATGCCGAGACTGTCTTGCTGCTCTAAGAAGTGCAGCTATAGCTAATGTCCAGCATGGTGATATTTGTCCGGAAAACATTATACGCTTTGTTGAAAAACAAGGCATTAGAAACCACATCCACCAACACCAAGCTATGTATGTTCCAATATCTTGGGGCCGCGCTGTGTTGGAAGATAGAGATAGCCCTGCTATAAATTTGCAATTCTCATCATCTCATGCACTTCAACATGGGAAGCTTTGTCCTTCATCGGATGCCGAAAGCATTGTATacattctctattttatttgtgGAGGGACTATGAGTCAACAAGATTCTATTGAGTCTGCTTTACAATGGAGAGAGAATAGTTGGGCGAACCGATCGATCCAACAACATCTCGGTCGGGTTTCTGCACTATTGAAAGCATTTGCTGATTATGTGGATAGCTTGTGTGGTACTCCATATCCTGTTGACTATGATATATGGTTGAAAAGGTTGAACAAGGCAGTGGAAGGTTCAGTTGATCAAAAAGGTAAAATGATTGAAGAAGTTGCCATAACATTGAGATTAGAGGATGCTGCTGAGTCTTCAGGAGCTTCTGGCCATTAA